A genomic region of Catalinimonas niigatensis contains the following coding sequences:
- a CDS encoding response regulator, whose protein sequence is MPIQRVLIIDDDEISQMVLSYQVEDILHAETIIVKENGEQALRFLEEAIDQQSELPQLIFLDLNMPQLSGYDFIKLYEEKYATHLPDTHLVILTSSIRKKDEEMTKQYPSVAGFYRKPLEEAQIKEILAAAESN, encoded by the coding sequence ATGCCCATCCAACGTGTTCTTATCATTGATGATGATGAAATTTCTCAAATGGTTTTGTCTTATCAGGTAGAAGATATTCTGCACGCAGAAACAATCATCGTAAAAGAAAATGGAGAGCAAGCGCTCCGTTTTCTGGAAGAGGCTATTGATCAGCAAAGTGAACTTCCTCAGCTTATTTTTTTGGACCTGAACATGCCACAGCTCAGTGGCTATGATTTTATCAAATTGTATGAAGAAAAATATGCTACCCATCTTCCTGATACGCATCTGGTTATTCTTACCAGTTCTATCAGAAAAAAAGATGAGGAAATGACAAAGCAATATCCTTCGGTAGCAGGCTTTTATAGAAAACCATTGGAAGAAGCCCAGATAAAAGAAATCCTGGCTGCAGCGGAAAGTAACTGA
- a CDS encoding tryptophan 2,3-dioxygenase family protein, which yields MTDKITLSPEVIEKLEKLSHKFAKQGQNLSDYLEGLVHADYLSYWDYIELETLLSLQKPRTDQKDEMIFVTYHQITELYFRLILWEMEQINAGEVSNAAVFYDKIQRMNRYFKQLSDSFSIMTEGLDREQFAKFRMSLMPSSGFQSVQYRLIEILSTDLINLVHADYVLWLSSNDPIEAYMDNLYWKAGARDVQTGTKTLTLRQFEDKYDKMLLRKAREYKQKNLRKRMQLFIKKGDADIITALREFDQWANVQWPLAHFRVAVRHLVSNNQVKGATGGTNWRKYLPPRFQRVVFFPELWSEEEKENWGKSWVMSQVKKNM from the coding sequence ATGACTGACAAAATTACCCTCTCTCCAGAAGTAATAGAGAAACTGGAAAAACTCTCCCATAAATTTGCCAAACAAGGGCAAAACTTATCCGATTATCTGGAAGGCCTGGTGCATGCGGATTACCTTTCTTATTGGGATTATATAGAGCTTGAAACACTACTCAGTCTTCAGAAGCCCCGTACCGACCAAAAGGATGAAATGATTTTTGTTACCTATCATCAGATTACGGAGCTTTATTTCAGATTGATACTGTGGGAAATGGAGCAGATCAATGCCGGAGAAGTGAGCAATGCTGCGGTTTTTTATGATAAAATACAGCGTATGAACCGCTACTTTAAGCAACTCTCCGATTCTTTTTCCATCATGACAGAGGGGCTGGACCGTGAACAGTTTGCCAAGTTCAGGATGAGCCTGATGCCTTCCAGCGGCTTTCAGTCTGTACAATACCGCCTGATAGAGATTCTTTCCACCGACCTGATCAACCTGGTACATGCAGACTATGTGCTATGGCTTTCTTCGAATGATCCTATAGAAGCCTATATGGACAACCTGTACTGGAAGGCTGGTGCCCGTGATGTACAGACAGGTACCAAGACACTTACACTACGCCAGTTTGAAGATAAGTACGATAAGATGCTACTGCGCAAAGCACGTGAATACAAGCAGAAAAACCTTCGCAAACGTATGCAGCTTTTTATCAAAAAAGGAGATGCGGATATCATTACTGCTTTGCGTGAGTTTGATCAATGGGCCAATGTACAATGGCCTTTGGCACATTTTAGAGTAGCGGTACGCCACCTGGTAAGCAACAATCAGGTAAAAGGAGCTACCGGTGGCACCAACTGGCGCAAGTATCTGCCTCCCCGCTTTCAGAGAGTCGTCTTTTTTCCCGAGCTATGGTCAGAGGAAGAGAAAGAAAACTGGGGTAAATCCTGGGTGATGAGTCAGGTGAAAAAAAATATGTAG
- a CDS encoding chemotaxis protein CheB: MESDFFVVGIGYSAGGLDPLRTFFEHIPPDSGLAFVVVQHLHREHLSRLKEILSYVTPIPIDYIRDSIKIQPDHIYVLQGNYYVKMWDSHLYLVERPKEHVINVAINTFFESLAEEKKEKAIGIILSGGGSDGATGSHDIYLQGGKVLVQTPASADFHFMPDSAIEADMPFAIETPDKLAEILIQVTKKINQS; encoded by the coding sequence ATGGAATCAGATTTTTTTGTTGTAGGCATAGGCTATTCTGCCGGAGGGTTAGATCCTCTGAGAACTTTCTTTGAGCATATTCCTCCTGATTCGGGCCTGGCTTTTGTAGTTGTGCAGCACCTTCATCGGGAGCATCTGAGCAGACTTAAAGAGATTCTGTCTTATGTTACGCCTATTCCTATAGATTATATCAGAGATAGCATCAAGATACAACCTGATCATATTTATGTATTGCAGGGAAACTACTATGTAAAAATGTGGGATAGCCACCTTTATCTGGTAGAACGCCCCAAAGAACATGTCATCAATGTAGCCATCAATACCTTTTTTGAATCTTTGGCAGAAGAAAAAAAGGAAAAAGCCATCGGCATTATTCTTTCCGGAGGAGGGAGTGACGGGGCTACAGGCTCTCATGATATTTACTTGCAGGGAGGAAAAGTACTGGTCCAAACACCGGCATCCGCTGACTTTCATTTTATGCCCGATAGTGCCATTGAAGCAGATATGCCCTTTGCTATAGAAACTCCTGATAAACTTGCAGAAATACTGATACAGGTTACAAAAAAAATTAACCAGTCCTGA
- the dapA gene encoding 4-hydroxy-tetrahydrodipicolinate synthase, whose protein sequence is MDKLFRGTYTAIITPFTNEGKIDWPAFEKLVEKQIASGVEGIVFVGTTGESPTLSHEEYKEILRWSVSTIKGRCQVIHGTGSNNTRESIELAAVAAEAGADGHLVINPYYNKPTAEGLYRHFTAIADAVDLPIIIYNIKARTAINLETDTLLRLAEHKNIVGVKEASGDIHQMMDVMRRTPDDFCVLVGDDALTLPFMACGGDGLISVVSNCLPHTTSDLVRDCLAGKWDKARTSYYGILDIMSLSMMETNPIPIKAIMNQLGYCTSNIRLPLCEPTVPTMKAIEKHIQHIRDLEQPAK, encoded by the coding sequence ATGGACAAACTTTTTAGGGGTACCTATACTGCTATCATCACACCTTTTACAAATGAAGGTAAAATCGACTGGCCTGCTTTTGAGAAGCTGGTAGAAAAACAGATAGCGTCAGGTGTGGAGGGAATCGTTTTTGTAGGTACGACTGGTGAGAGTCCTACCTTGTCGCATGAGGAGTATAAAGAAATTTTGCGCTGGTCAGTAAGCACTATCAAAGGCAGGTGTCAGGTAATTCACGGTACCGGTTCTAACAATACGCGCGAAAGTATAGAACTAGCGGCGGTCGCTGCTGAAGCGGGCGCTGACGGACATCTGGTGATCAACCCTTATTATAATAAGCCCACAGCAGAAGGTTTGTATCGTCATTTTACAGCCATCGCTGATGCAGTAGACTTGCCAATTATTATCTATAATATCAAAGCAAGAACAGCAATCAACCTGGAAACAGATACTTTACTTCGGCTGGCAGAGCACAAAAATATTGTGGGCGTAAAAGAAGCAAGCGGAGATATCCATCAGATGATGGATGTGATGCGCCGTACTCCAGACGATTTCTGTGTGCTGGTAGGGGATGATGCCCTGACACTGCCTTTTATGGCCTGTGGTGGAGATGGCCTTATATCGGTTGTATCCAATTGCCTGCCCCATACTACTTCTGATTTGGTGAGGGATTGTCTGGCAGGGAAATGGGATAAAGCACGCACTAGTTATTATGGTATCCTGGATATTATGAGTCTGAGTATGATGGAAACCAACCCTATCCCCATCAAAGCCATTATGAATCAGCTTGGCTATTGCACATCCAATATAAGGCTTCCCTTGTGTGAACCTACTGTTCCTACGATGAAAGCCATTGAAAAGCATATCCAGCATATCAGAGATTTGGAGCAGCCTGCAAAGTAG
- a CDS encoding c-type cytochrome translates to MIRKILKYLLFTLLTIIVVAAAFFTYANIAVNQRFEKSYQIELKPLTISHDSVSLALGEHLSVIKGCTDCHASDLGGKVMVDDPAMGRLVTPNLTKGKGGLPADYSTEDWIKAIRHGLSRENTPLKLMPSQEFNLLTEKDLAALIAYCQSLAPIDRELPKLEIRPVGVLLTHFDKIPMVPAELIDHHREVVADIPNEVSLENGQYLATSCSGCHRTDLKGGDGHIPGSPKVADITGSGNVGKWTEGQFITALRTGGTPEGKHLDNNFMPWQMTKAYTDTELKSLYIYLKSL, encoded by the coding sequence ATGATCAGGAAAATTCTAAAATATTTGCTGTTTACGCTGCTGACGATTATTGTAGTGGCTGCGGCTTTCTTTACCTACGCCAACATTGCTGTCAACCAGCGTTTTGAGAAAAGTTATCAGATTGAGCTCAAACCATTAACCATTAGTCATGATTCAGTCAGCCTTGCATTGGGCGAACACCTGTCGGTGATCAAAGGCTGTACAGACTGCCATGCCAGTGACCTGGGAGGCAAAGTGATGGTAGATGATCCGGCTATGGGCAGACTGGTTACCCCCAACCTCACCAAAGGTAAAGGTGGTTTGCCTGCCGACTACAGTACTGAAGATTGGATAAAGGCTATCCGCCACGGACTAAGCAGGGAAAACACTCCACTCAAGCTCATGCCTTCTCAGGAGTTCAACCTCCTGACCGAAAAAGATCTGGCAGCCCTCATTGCCTACTGCCAGTCATTGGCACCGATTGATCGTGAGCTTCCCAAGTTGGAGATTAGACCGGTAGGCGTTTTGTTAACGCATTTTGACAAGATCCCCATGGTACCTGCTGAACTTATTGACCATCATAGAGAAGTCGTGGCTGACATTCCCAATGAAGTTTCACTGGAAAACGGGCAGTATCTGGCGACATCCTGCAGCGGCTGTCATCGCACAGACCTCAAAGGTGGTGACGGACATATACCCGGCTCTCCCAAGGTAGCAGATATCACCGGCAGCGGCAATGTAGGCAAGTGGACTGAGGGGCAGTTCATCACTGCGCTTCGTACCGGCGGTACGCCCGAAGGAAAGCACCTGGACAATAACTTTATGCCCTGGCAGATGACCAAAGCATATACCGATACCGAATTAAAATCACTGTATATCTACTTAAAAAGTCTGTAA
- a CDS encoding Bor/Iss family lipoprotein: MIKKAMLVTLIVASLSACMTVEHTVGQGAQGPQTTTERQWYVLWGLVPINEVDSKQMAQGKADYSVKSQIQPLDFVINAITGFVSVYSQTVEVQY; the protein is encoded by the coding sequence ATGATCAAAAAAGCAATGCTTGTTACCTTAATAGTTGCTTCTCTCAGTGCCTGTATGACCGTGGAACACACTGTAGGACAGGGAGCGCAAGGACCTCAGACTACTACTGAACGCCAGTGGTATGTGCTATGGGGATTGGTGCCTATCAACGAAGTAGATTCCAAGCAGATGGCACAGGGAAAAGCTGACTACTCTGTAAAATCACAGATTCAACCGCTGGACTTTGTCATCAATGCCATCACTGGTTTTGTATCCGTATACAGCCAGACTGTAGAGGTACAATATTAA
- a CDS encoding NAD(P)H-dependent oxidoreductase — MIVIDNALRFREDTDNPIKVGVVGAGFMTVGLINQIEKYTPGMKAVAICNRTLENAAKCYEKAGILNITLCETHQQIDETILAQGYSICNDPEALCRSEEIDIVVDATGAIAYGASVVLTAIKYKKPILMLNPELDATLGPVLKHYADQADVMLSQTDGDQPGVIMNLYRYVKGLGLTPLVCGNIKGFLDEHKTPTDMEEFARNVNQGTRMITNFTDGSKLSFEQASVANATGMGVAKRGMSAYRSDKHIDELTYIHDIDQLKAQGGIVDFVIGAKPGPGVYVYGATDDPMVQDYLKYLKMGPGPLYSFYTPYHLCFFDIPSSIARAFHFGDAVMYPQGGPVVEVIAMAKRDLKAGEKLDGYGGYLSYGVCENYNIAREQNLLPLGLTEDVVLKQDVPMDQALTFDDIEYPQDRLIFQLYEEQLRIFDPLEVKLDNENI; from the coding sequence ATGATTGTAATAGATAACGCTTTACGCTTTAGAGAAGACACTGATAATCCCATCAAGGTAGGAGTAGTGGGGGCTGGTTTCATGACTGTTGGGCTAATTAATCAAATAGAAAAATATACCCCAGGTATGAAGGCAGTAGCCATCTGCAATCGTACCTTGGAAAATGCCGCAAAATGTTATGAAAAGGCAGGCATACTTAATATTACCTTGTGCGAAACCCATCAGCAGATAGACGAGACTATCCTTGCCCAGGGATACAGCATATGCAATGACCCTGAAGCCTTATGTCGGTCAGAAGAGATCGATATCGTCGTGGATGCTACCGGAGCTATTGCCTATGGAGCTTCTGTGGTACTTACTGCCATCAAATATAAGAAGCCCATTCTGATGCTTAACCCTGAGCTGGATGCTACGCTGGGTCCTGTACTTAAGCATTACGCAGACCAAGCTGATGTGATGCTCAGTCAAACCGATGGTGATCAGCCTGGTGTAATCATGAATCTTTATCGTTATGTGAAAGGTCTGGGACTGACTCCCCTGGTATGTGGTAATATCAAAGGCTTTCTGGATGAGCACAAGACCCCTACCGACATGGAGGAATTTGCCCGCAATGTCAATCAGGGTACCCGCATGATTACCAACTTTACTGACGGCAGTAAACTTTCTTTTGAACAGGCTTCTGTTGCTAATGCTACGGGTATGGGTGTAGCCAAGCGGGGTATGAGTGCTTATCGTTCTGACAAACATATTGACGAGCTTACCTATATACATGATATAGACCAACTCAAAGCACAGGGTGGTATCGTAGATTTTGTAATAGGTGCCAAGCCCGGACCCGGCGTATATGTATATGGCGCTACGGATGACCCTATGGTACAGGATTATCTGAAGTATTTGAAGATGGGCCCTGGTCCGCTTTATAGCTTTTATACCCCCTATCATTTGTGCTTTTTTGATATTCCCAGTTCTATTGCCAGAGCATTTCATTTTGGAGATGCCGTGATGTATCCTCAAGGAGGTCCGGTAGTGGAAGTCATTGCAATGGCTAAGCGTGACCTCAAAGCTGGTGAGAAACTGGATGGCTACGGTGGATACCTTAGCTATGGTGTCTGTGAGAACTATAACATAGCACGTGAACAAAACCTCTTACCGCTCGGCCTGACAGAAGATGTAGTGCTTAAGCAAGATGTGCCCATGGATCAGGCTCTTACTTTTGATGATATAGAATATCCGCAAGACCGCTTGATTTTTCAACTGTATGAGGAACAGTTGAGAATATTTGATCCGCTAGAGGTAAAACTAGATAATGAAAATATATAG
- a CDS encoding sugar phosphate isomerase/epimerase family protein, whose product MKRRIFIKQSVAISAGLGVAGFACTNTSNTSAEGEEVAKTTDAASKEPLFKISLAEWSLNSYLFNPEIRSMSFDKIMDRFKTDYNSIVSGSKISNLEFPAKARELGIEGVEFVNQFFYDKAKNTEYLNELKNRCNSEGVKPLLIMCDLEGELGNPDAAERAKAVENHYKWVDAAKFLGCHSIRVNASSQGSFEEQQKLAADGLSSLAEYAEKAGIHVLVENHGGLSSNGEWLSGVMKMANNPHLGTLPDFGNFCIKRDGYSPENPNPECMDEYDRYKGVAELMPFAKGVSAKTHDFNSEGEEIHTDYEEMMRIVLDAGFRGYVGIEYEGNDLEAVEGIKATKNLLEQVRTKLTSEYA is encoded by the coding sequence ATGAAACGTAGAATTTTCATCAAACAATCTGTAGCCATTTCAGCGGGTTTGGGTGTTGCAGGGTTTGCCTGTACCAATACCTCTAATACAAGTGCGGAAGGCGAGGAGGTTGCCAAAACTACCGATGCAGCTTCCAAAGAACCACTTTTTAAAATTTCTCTGGCAGAGTGGTCATTGAATAGCTATCTGTTCAACCCTGAAATCAGAAGCATGTCTTTTGATAAAATAATGGACAGATTCAAAACAGATTACAATAGCATTGTATCAGGTAGCAAGATCAGCAATCTGGAATTTCCTGCCAAAGCCCGGGAACTGGGGATAGAGGGTGTTGAGTTTGTCAACCAGTTCTTCTACGATAAGGCAAAAAATACAGAATATCTGAATGAGCTTAAAAACCGCTGTAATAGTGAGGGGGTAAAACCTTTGCTGATCATGTGTGATCTGGAAGGGGAATTGGGCAACCCTGATGCGGCGGAACGTGCCAAAGCAGTAGAAAATCATTACAAATGGGTAGACGCTGCCAAGTTTCTGGGTTGTCATTCCATCAGGGTAAATGCCTCAAGCCAGGGAAGTTTTGAAGAACAACAAAAACTGGCTGCCGACGGCTTAAGTTCACTGGCTGAATATGCGGAAAAAGCGGGCATCCACGTACTGGTAGAAAACCACGGTGGCCTCTCTAGTAATGGTGAGTGGTTGTCTGGTGTGATGAAGATGGCCAATAACCCGCACCTCGGAACACTACCTGACTTTGGCAATTTTTGTATCAAAAGAGATGGCTATTCTCCCGAAAACCCTAACCCTGAGTGTATGGATGAGTACGACAGATATAAAGGCGTTGCAGAGTTGATGCCTTTTGCCAAAGGAGTTAGTGCCAAGACACATGATTTCAATTCAGAAGGAGAAGAGATTCATACCGACTACGAAGAGATGATGCGCATTGTACTGGATGCAGGATTTCGGGGATATGTGGGTATAGAGTATGAAGGAAATGATCTGGAAGCGGTAGAGGGTATTAAAGCTACCAAAAATCTTTTGGAGCAAGTGAGGACAAAGCTTACTTCAGAATATGCTTAA
- a CDS encoding RidA family protein: MNEKPNHFMSKLKELEITLYPPPLPGGTYDSVNIRNHVAFVAIQFPIRADQYLYVGRLGNKLSSKEGYQAAQLAAKNILSQIHQYVGFEKVAGLNHLDIYYQAHEDWDEGPFVADGASELFLKVLEEKGRHTRSIFGVHKLPRNFCVGITASFSLIS; this comes from the coding sequence ATGAACGAGAAACCTAACCACTTCATGAGCAAACTTAAAGAACTGGAAATCACGTTGTACCCTCCTCCACTGCCAGGAGGGACTTATGATTCGGTAAACATCAGAAATCATGTGGCATTTGTAGCCATTCAATTTCCCATACGAGCGGATCAGTACCTGTATGTAGGCCGTTTGGGTAATAAACTAAGCAGTAAAGAAGGATATCAGGCTGCGCAACTGGCAGCTAAGAATATCTTAAGTCAGATCCATCAGTACGTAGGCTTTGAAAAGGTAGCAGGTTTGAACCATCTGGATATTTACTATCAGGCCCATGAGGATTGGGATGAAGGTCCGTTTGTAGCTGATGGAGCATCCGAGCTTTTTCTAAAAGTACTTGAGGAAAAAGGCAGGCATACAAGATCAATTTTTGGCGTACATAAGCTGCCTCGTAATTTTTGTGTTGGTATCACCGCTTCCTTTAGTTTAATTTCCTAA
- a CDS encoding CheR family methyltransferase gives MDKFHVVGMGSSAGGYEAIKLILKNLSGKPDMAFLIIQHISQQHTAMSVEMIAQHTLLPVCEASDGMPVKNNTVYLMPLDRSLCLDGYTFHINRNNSHVALTHAVDTVLVSMAHNFEDKAIGIILSGKGTDGSRGIRSIAEAGGLVMVQSPDTAEFTNMPQVAISTGYADLVMSPEEIAAKMPDIIQRRESKPTSEKPVNISSEIEDIQNIIELLSQYSEVNFSLYKINSIVRRIEKRMALTDHERAEEYYNYLKSNKNELNTLYKKSLIGVTDFFRDPEAFTSFAQNVVPQLCDSKDQYEQLRIWVPACSTGEEAYTIAILLEEYIRDHQLKLDYKLFATDLDQSALEFASLGRYPEEAIKRVSQERVNRFFQQEGAFYSIDPHIRKKILFVKHNLLKDPPFIRLDVVSCRNLFIYLKPEAQRRVTGVFHYALKTKGFFMLGANEYLEETEAGFEKVDGKNRIYLNLSSANHLPHNLDNGLTIPAHQHYKTVMPREEKRLPADELHENIATLLLEVYVPTSVVVNQHLEVIYLHGEVGKYMQLPQKRVSFDLSKMVAPYLLPIMKSGIKKLRDGQHSVLYKDVPREKDGESIPLTNINFKRLGSQQDQPLFLIEFGNLPQDSSMAVKVGEIRSEDFSNEYIADLEGELNNTKQELMAVSQELEANREELQASNEEMLSSNEELQSTNEELQSSNEELYSVNSELKRKIEELTTLNYDINNLFESTDIAIAFLDEKLNIRKFTPSVAMQFRIRSTDIGRPLSDLNKKFEDKNFEKDLLQVLETGELIEKEARNQNGRSYMLRITPYREDDESGSGLVIVFVDITELRRANEQLMELTRELQSSEANKKSLLDNTPDVIIRYDRDLKHLFVSNSAKNVFHREVEKSKGFDDYEVKLFEEKEATRLREKLLHVIDTGRPDEFYTSIASGQSEIHLYVKLVAEFDDKKKDVQSVLAIARDITSLKKAELELQNKNQELERINKYLDEFVFAIAHDLRAPVASLLSIVSLFKEADSNRKIELNKLLTRAVHQLDFTLNGLVDMIDAQEEGSQQRVYCQFSEVLEDIKNELHPALKKSEAVIEDDFEQVRGTIYNKSYLYSIIRNLISNAVKYRSDQRLPCIKLQTQAADHSVLLRVSDNGRGINLAQHRGELFKPFKRFDENTAGKGIGLHIIKNMVERNGGKIEVDSIVEEGSTFSVYLKEY, from the coding sequence ATGGATAAATTTCACGTAGTAGGCATGGGCTCTTCCGCAGGAGGTTATGAAGCCATCAAATTGATTTTGAAAAACCTCTCCGGAAAGCCAGATATGGCCTTTCTGATTATTCAGCATATCTCTCAGCAGCATACCGCCATGTCAGTAGAGATGATTGCCCAGCATACCTTACTACCGGTTTGTGAGGCCAGTGATGGTATGCCGGTCAAAAATAATACGGTCTATCTCATGCCTCTGGACCGTAGCCTATGCCTGGATGGTTATACTTTTCACATCAACCGAAACAATAGCCATGTGGCGCTGACCCACGCAGTGGATACAGTATTGGTATCTATGGCACATAATTTTGAAGACAAAGCCATAGGGATTATCTTATCCGGCAAGGGCACCGATGGTTCGCGGGGCATCCGCAGTATTGCCGAAGCTGGCGGTCTGGTGATGGTGCAAAGCCCGGACACTGCGGAATTTACCAATATGCCGCAGGTAGCCATCTCTACTGGCTACGCTGACCTGGTAATGAGTCCCGAAGAAATTGCGGCCAAAATGCCGGATATCATCCAGAGGAGAGAAAGTAAACCTACTTCAGAAAAACCGGTGAATATTTCATCGGAAATAGAGGATATCCAGAATATCATAGAGTTGCTGAGCCAGTACTCAGAAGTAAATTTTAGCCTGTATAAAATCAACTCTATCGTGCGCCGCATAGAAAAAAGGATGGCACTGACCGATCATGAGCGGGCAGAAGAATATTACAACTACCTGAAGAGTAACAAAAACGAACTGAATACGCTCTATAAAAAATCCCTGATTGGAGTGACCGATTTTTTCAGAGATCCTGAAGCTTTTACCTCCTTTGCTCAAAACGTGGTACCTCAATTATGTGACAGCAAAGATCAGTATGAGCAGCTCAGGATATGGGTGCCCGCCTGCTCTACCGGAGAGGAAGCCTATACCATTGCTATATTACTGGAAGAATACATCCGAGACCATCAACTGAAGTTAGATTATAAGCTTTTTGCTACCGATCTGGATCAGAGTGCACTGGAGTTTGCCAGCTTGGGGCGTTACCCGGAAGAAGCCATCAAACGGGTATCTCAGGAGCGGGTCAATCGTTTTTTTCAGCAGGAGGGGGCTTTTTACAGTATAGACCCACACATCCGTAAAAAGATACTGTTTGTCAAGCATAATCTGCTCAAAGATCCTCCCTTTATCCGGCTGGATGTGGTCTCCTGTCGTAATCTGTTCATCTACCTCAAGCCGGAAGCCCAGCGCAGGGTGACGGGTGTTTTTCATTATGCGCTCAAAACCAAAGGGTTCTTTATGCTGGGAGCCAATGAGTACCTGGAAGAAACCGAAGCCGGCTTCGAAAAAGTGGATGGCAAAAACAGAATCTATCTGAATTTATCTTCCGCCAATCACTTGCCACACAACCTGGATAATGGCCTAACTATACCCGCTCATCAGCACTACAAGACAGTCATGCCCAGAGAGGAAAAGCGTCTCCCTGCTGATGAACTACATGAAAATATTGCTACGCTCTTACTGGAGGTATACGTGCCCACCTCGGTGGTCGTCAACCAGCACCTGGAGGTGATTTATCTGCATGGAGAAGTAGGCAAATATATGCAGCTTCCGCAAAAGAGAGTAAGCTTTGACCTGAGCAAAATGGTGGCTCCTTATCTTTTGCCCATCATGAAAAGCGGAATCAAAAAACTCAGGGATGGGCAGCATAGTGTGCTTTATAAAGATGTGCCCCGGGAAAAAGATGGAGAGAGTATTCCCCTCACCAATATCAACTTCAAAAGACTGGGTAGTCAGCAGGACCAGCCGCTCTTTCTGATTGAATTTGGCAACCTGCCCCAGGATTCGAGTATGGCTGTCAAAGTAGGAGAAATCCGTTCGGAGGATTTTTCTAATGAATATATCGCTGATCTGGAAGGAGAACTGAACAACACCAAACAGGAACTTATGGCCGTTTCGCAGGAGTTGGAGGCCAACCGTGAAGAGCTCCAGGCTTCCAATGAAGAAATGCTCTCTTCCAACGAAGAACTGCAAAGTACCAATGAGGAGTTGCAGTCGTCAAACGAAGAGTTGTACTCGGTCAACTCTGAACTGAAGCGTAAGATAGAAGAGCTCACTACCCTCAATTATGACATCAATAATCTCTTTGAGAGTACGGATATTGCTATTGCATTTCTGGATGAAAAGCTCAATATCCGTAAATTTACGCCTTCCGTTGCTATGCAGTTCAGGATACGGAGTACCGATATAGGGAGGCCGCTTTCTGACCTCAACAAGAAATTTGAAGACAAAAATTTTGAGAAAGACCTGCTTCAGGTATTGGAAACCGGAGAACTGATTGAGAAAGAAGCCAGGAACCAGAACGGGAGGTCTTATATGCTCCGCATTACGCCTTATCGTGAAGATGATGAAAGTGGCTCCGGGCTGGTCATTGTCTTTGTGGACATTACAGAGCTGCGCAGGGCCAACGAGCAGTTGATGGAATTGACCAGGGAACTGCAAAGTTCGGAAGCCAACAAAAAATCACTGCTGGATAACACACCTGACGTGATTATCCGCTATGATCGGGACCTGAAACATCTCTTTGTGAGCAATTCTGCAAAAAATGTTTTTCATCGTGAGGTAGAAAAGAGCAAGGGTTTTGATGACTATGAAGTCAAACTATTTGAAGAAAAAGAGGCTACACGCCTGAGAGAGAAACTACTACATGTGATTGATACCGGACGGCCCGATGAGTTTTATACAAGCATAGCCAGTGGACAAAGCGAGATTCATCTGTATGTAAAGCTGGTGGCCGAATTTGATGACAAGAAGAAAGACGTGCAAAGTGTACTTGCCATTGCCAGGGATATCACCTCGCTGAAAAAGGCAGAACTGGAGCTGCAAAACAAAAATCAGGAGCTGGAAAGAATCAACAAATACCTGGATGAATTTGTGTTTGCCATTGCCCACGACCTGAGAGCACCGGTGGCAAGTTTGTTAAGCATTGTGAGTCTTTTCAAAGAGGCTGACAGCAACAGAAAAATAGAGCTAAACAAACTGTTGACCAGAGCTGTTCATCAGTTAGACTTTACCCTCAATGGTCTGGTAGATATGATTGATGCTCAGGAAGAAGGCAGTCAGCAGAGAGTATATTGTCAGTTTAGTGAAGTATTGGAAGACATCAAAAATGAACTTCATCCAGCCCTGAAAAAATCAGAGGCAGTGATAGAGGATGATTTTGAACAGGTACGAGGGACCATATACAACAAATCTTACCTCTATAGTATTATCCGCAATCTGATAAGCAACGCAGTCAAATACCGCAGCGATCAAAGGCTGCCATGCATCAAACTGCAAACACAAGCCGCAGATCATAGCGTACTGCTCAGGGTAAGCGATAATGGTAGGGGTATAAACCTTGCACAGCATAGAGGTGAGCTTTTCAAGCCTTTCAAACGTTTTGATGAAAATACCGCAGGTAAGGGAATAGGGTTACACATCATCAAAAATATGGTAGAGAGAAACGGTGGAAAGATAGAGGTAGACAGCATTGTAGAAGAAGGCAGTACTTTCAGTGTATATCTAAAGGAATATTAG